Within Caproicibacterium argilliputei, the genomic segment GTTGGCAATGGTGCGCCACGGCAGCAGCAGATCTTTCTGCAGCATATACCCAACGTAACCGGTTCTGCCCAGAATATTTTCACCGTCTGCCGTCACCTCGCCGGAAGTCGGCAGCAAAAGACCGGCAATCACGTTGAACAGCGTGGATTTGCCGCAGCCGGAAGGCCCGATGATGCTGGCAAAGCGTCCCTCCTCCACGGAAAGGTTCACGTGGCTGAGGGACACGACATCTCCGCCCTTTTTGTGAAACGTCTTACAGATGTCTGTGACTTCCACTTTGCCCTTTAAACTCATTTGCTTCAACCCTTTCCTGTTAAAAAATGAAGAACTCCAAAAAAAGCCGCCGGTCGGCCTTTGCGGCGCAAACCGGCGACTGGGCCGGCTCTTCTCAAAGAAGCTCCGGCAGCTCGCTCAGGTAGCTTTGAAAATCGCGCTCCAGGTATATGACGGTACCAGAGGTTTCGGTCATCGCGTCATAATCCTTGAAAATCGCGGTAATTTGCAGATGAAATCGTTTTTCCAGCTCCTCTTTGATTTTTTCCTTGAAAATCTGCGCCAGCAGATAGTCCAGGTAACTGGTGATATTCGGCACACGGGAATCCAGCGTTTTCAACACCGGCGCCCGGCCATTGCAGGAAAGGACAATAATCCGCTTCCCCTCCAGCTCCACGTTCTGCTGGCGCACCCCACCGTGAAAAATTTCTTTGTTGACCGCATTGTAAGTTTTCAGCAGTTCCTGCTTAAACTCACCAACAGCAAGCGACACCTGCATTCCTCCTTTCCTCTCTGCCTCTGCGCAGATAAAGAAAAGACGCAGGAAGCGCAACCCTCCAAAAGCGTCTCTGCTTTCTGACACGTAGCCGGCTTTGAAAAACATTTCCAATACCATAATATACAGCAAGAGGGAAACTGCCAATCTTTTTTGCGTCTGTTTCTGATTTTTCGCCGCAGTGTTCTGAAACGAAAATTCTGCCGAAATCTCCAAGAGAAAGGCTTGACGAAACAGAATTTGTACGATATAATAAGGAAGTTCGATTTGCTACTGTGGCTCAGTTGGTAGAGCAGCTGATTCGTAATCAGCAGGTCGGCAGTTCGAGTCTGCCCAGTAGCTCCAACCAGTATTAGAATAGGGGTAATCCGTATTATGCGGATTGCCCCTATTTTAATTATCTATAAAAAACGAAGAGAACAGGACTTGACTTTTACAACAGAACGTTTGAAACTGATTGTACTGTCCGCCGCACAGCTAAAGCTTTTGACGGAAAAGTGACCGCATTGTTGTCATTTCGGCTGATTTCACATTTTATCCATTCACCGAAATACATACCACCTTTAAGGGAATCCAAAGGAACTGCTATTCATGAAACCTTTCTTACTCCTTGCATATGCAAAAATCGTATGGCTTCATATGCATAGGTGTTTAACGGCCGCATATAGGCATTATAGGAATGCGAACAAATCAAAATCGTACCGCCAACGATACGGGTGACAACAAGCGTGTGATAAAACTCCTGCTCATTTCTGCCAAGTTGAATGATATCTCCAATTTCAAGACGTTCTTGAGCGGTTTCAGCTGCGTAAGGGCCTGCTCCTGTATTGGAAAGTAAAAAATTCGCCAAATATTGCACACCACTCCATGAGGCGGTTCGGTCTTGGCTGCTGTTATAGTACCATCCCATCACCGGCGTGTAATTCATCACACCACTTCCCGCAAAGAT encodes:
- a CDS encoding amidase domain-containing protein produces the protein MLTETSYNRTRVVAYAEAWAMKRNPNYLNFDNIGGDCTNFASQCIFAGSGVMNYTPVMGWYYNSSQDRTASWSGVQYLANFLLSNTGAGPYAAETAQERLEIGDIIQLGRNEQEFYHTLVVTRIVGGTILICSHSYNAYMRPLNTYAYEAIRFLHMQGVRKVS
- a CDS encoding Na-translocating system protein MpsC family protein; amino-acid sequence: MSLAVGEFKQELLKTYNAVNKEIFHGGVRQQNVELEGKRIIVLSCNGRAPVLKTLDSRVPNITSYLDYLLAQIFKEKIKEELEKRFHLQITAIFKDYDAMTETSGTVIYLERDFQSYLSELPELL